Proteins encoded by one window of Flavobacterium sp. N502540:
- a CDS encoding nitrogen regulatory IIA protein → MNKLRVNIDQWLEGLDKNWEAMPIKRQHQVILYFFAAYVLLSAVVIFNVCRDTVYARNNIVLEHIESPASSGEESPASLQDSLRPIKKK, encoded by the coding sequence ATGAATAAATTAAGAGTAAATATAGACCAGTGGCTGGAAGGGCTTGACAAGAACTGGGAAGCAATGCCTATAAAAAGGCAACATCAGGTGATACTGTACTTTTTTGCAGCGTACGTGCTGCTGAGCGCAGTTGTCATTTTCAACGTATGCCGCGATACGGTATACGCGAGAAACAATATAGTTCTAGAACATATCGAAAGCCCTGCCTCGTCAGGGGAAGAAAGTCCGGCGTCCCTACAGGACTCCCTGAGGCCAATTAAAAAAAAATAG